From a region of the Erinaceus europaeus chromosome 14, mEriEur2.1, whole genome shotgun sequence genome:
- the CCM2 gene encoding cerebral cavernous malformations 2 protein isoform X6 codes for MEEEGKKGKKSVTQLWFMLVLGIEPGTSEPQYLGQLTSIPGYLNPSSRTEILHFIDNAKRAHQLPAHLTQEHDAVISLSAYNIKLAWRDGEDTILRVPIHDIAAVSYVRDDGSHLVVLKTAQDPGISPSQSLCAESSRGLTSGSLSESGVGPVEACCLVILATETKVAAEELCSLLGQVFQIVYTESTIDFLDRAIFDGASTPTHQLSLHSATLVSWPLRCPPQPSSGLSLLSTPPDDSSSKVDVKEPYETEVGPFAFPECARAGGVSPLPFCLPHTKAASESELSATAAELLQDYMLTLRTKLSSLEIQQFAALLHEYRDGASVHEFCINLRQLYGDSRKFLLLGLRPFIPEKDSQHFENFLETIGVKDGRGIITDSFGRYRRAMSSTSTSTSTSNGNRAASSSDDQSAPSEGDEWDRMISDISNDIEALGCSMDQDSA; via the exons tACTTAGGTCAGTTAACGTCCATCCCCGGATACCTGAATCCCTCCAGTAGGACAGAAATCCTGCACTTCATAGACAATGCCAAG AGAGCCCACCAGCTCCCTGCACACTTGACCCAGGAGCATGACGCTGTCATCAGCCTGTCTGCCTACAACATCAAGCTGGCCTGGAGGGATGGGGAGGACACCATCCTCAGGGTCCCCATCCACGACATCGCTGCCGTGTCCTATGTGCGTGACGACGGCTCCCACCTGGTGGTCCTGAAGACAG CCCAGGACCCTGGTATCTCCCCCAGCCAGAGCCTGTGTGCAGAAAGTTCCAGAGGCCTCACCTCAGGCTCCCTGTCAGAGAGCGGAGTGGGGCCTGTGGAGGCGTGCTGCCTGGTGATCCTGGCCACGGAGAccaag GTTGCTGCAGAAGAGTTGTGCTCTCTGCTTGGGCAAGTCTTCCAGATCGTCTATACAGAGTCCACCATCGACTTCCTGGACAGAGCCATATTCGACGGggcctccacacccacccaccagcTGTCCCTTCACAGTG CTACTTTAGTTTCCTGGCCACTGAGATGTCCTCCCCAGCCCAGCTCAGGTCTCTCCCTGCTCTCTACACCCCCAGATGACTCTTCCTCCAAGGTGGACGTGAAGGAGCCCTATGAGACGGAGGTCGGCCCTTT CGCCTTCCCTGAGTGCGCGCGTGCAGGTGGCGTGTCACCTCTCCCCTTCTGCCTGCCGCACACCAAGGCAGCTAGCGAGAGCGAGCTGAGCGCCACGGCCGCCGAGCTGCTTCAGGACTACATGCTGACG CTGCGCACCAAGCTGTCGTCGCTAGAGATCCAGCAGTTCGCAGCGCTGCTGCATGAGTACCGCGATGGGGCGTCAGTGCATGAGTTCTGCATCAATCTGCGGCAGCTCTACGGGGACAGCCGCAAGTTCCTGCTGCTGG GCCTGCGGCCCTTCATCCCTGAAAAGGACAGCCAGCACTTCGAGAACTTCCTGGAGACCATCGGGGTGAAGGATGGCCGAGGCATCATCACTGACAGCTTCGGCAGGTACCGGCGGGCCATgagctccacctccacctccacctccacctccaatgGGAACCGGGCGGCGAGCAGCTCCGACGACCAGTCAGCACCCTCGGAGGGGGACGAGTGGGACCGCATGATCTCAGACATCAGCAATGACATTGAGGCACTGGGCTGCAGCATGGAC
- the CCM2 gene encoding cerebral cavernous malformations 2 protein isoform X8: MENEYLGQLTSIPGYLNPSSRTEILHFIDNAKRAHQLPAHLTQEHDAVISLSAYNIKLAWRDGEDTILRVPIHDIAAVSYVRDDGSHLVVLKTAQDPGISPSQSLCAESSRGLTSGSLSESGVGPVEACCLVILATETKVAAEELCSLLGQVFQIVYTESTIDFLDRAIFDGASTPTHQLSLHSATLVSWPLRCPPQPSSGLSLLSTPPDDSSSKVDVKEPYETEVGPFAFPECARAGGVSPLPFCLPHTKAASESELSATAAELLQDYMLTLRTKLSSLEIQQFAALLHEYRDGASVHEFCINLRQLYGDSRKFLLLGLRPFIPEKDSQHFENFLETIGVKDGRGIITDSFGRYRRAMSSTSTSTSTSNGNRAASSSDDQSAPSEGDEWDRMISDISNDIEALGCSMDQDSA, encoded by the exons tACTTAGGTCAGTTAACGTCCATCCCCGGATACCTGAATCCCTCCAGTAGGACAGAAATCCTGCACTTCATAGACAATGCCAAG AGAGCCCACCAGCTCCCTGCACACTTGACCCAGGAGCATGACGCTGTCATCAGCCTGTCTGCCTACAACATCAAGCTGGCCTGGAGGGATGGGGAGGACACCATCCTCAGGGTCCCCATCCACGACATCGCTGCCGTGTCCTATGTGCGTGACGACGGCTCCCACCTGGTGGTCCTGAAGACAG CCCAGGACCCTGGTATCTCCCCCAGCCAGAGCCTGTGTGCAGAAAGTTCCAGAGGCCTCACCTCAGGCTCCCTGTCAGAGAGCGGAGTGGGGCCTGTGGAGGCGTGCTGCCTGGTGATCCTGGCCACGGAGAccaag GTTGCTGCAGAAGAGTTGTGCTCTCTGCTTGGGCAAGTCTTCCAGATCGTCTATACAGAGTCCACCATCGACTTCCTGGACAGAGCCATATTCGACGGggcctccacacccacccaccagcTGTCCCTTCACAGTG CTACTTTAGTTTCCTGGCCACTGAGATGTCCTCCCCAGCCCAGCTCAGGTCTCTCCCTGCTCTCTACACCCCCAGATGACTCTTCCTCCAAGGTGGACGTGAAGGAGCCCTATGAGACGGAGGTCGGCCCTTT CGCCTTCCCTGAGTGCGCGCGTGCAGGTGGCGTGTCACCTCTCCCCTTCTGCCTGCCGCACACCAAGGCAGCTAGCGAGAGCGAGCTGAGCGCCACGGCCGCCGAGCTGCTTCAGGACTACATGCTGACG CTGCGCACCAAGCTGTCGTCGCTAGAGATCCAGCAGTTCGCAGCGCTGCTGCATGAGTACCGCGATGGGGCGTCAGTGCATGAGTTCTGCATCAATCTGCGGCAGCTCTACGGGGACAGCCGCAAGTTCCTGCTGCTGG GCCTGCGGCCCTTCATCCCTGAAAAGGACAGCCAGCACTTCGAGAACTTCCTGGAGACCATCGGGGTGAAGGATGGCCGAGGCATCATCACTGACAGCTTCGGCAGGTACCGGCGGGCCATgagctccacctccacctccacctccacctccaatgGGAACCGGGCGGCGAGCAGCTCCGACGACCAGTCAGCACCCTCGGAGGGGGACGAGTGGGACCGCATGATCTCAGACATCAGCAATGACATTGAGGCACTGGGCTGCAGCATGGAC
- the CCM2 gene encoding cerebral cavernous malformations 2 protein isoform X7 translates to MEEEGKKGKKYLGQLTSIPGYLNPSSRTEILHFIDNAKRAHQLPAHLTQEHDAVISLSAYNIKLAWRDGEDTILRVPIHDIAAVSYVRDDGSHLVVLKTAQDPGISPSQSLCAESSRGLTSGSLSESGVGPVEACCLVILATETKVAAEELCSLLGQVFQIVYTESTIDFLDRAIFDGASTPTHQLSLHSATLVSWPLRCPPQPSSGLSLLSTPPDDSSSKVDVKEPYETEVGPFAFPECARAGGVSPLPFCLPHTKAASESELSATAAELLQDYMLTLRTKLSSLEIQQFAALLHEYRDGASVHEFCINLRQLYGDSRKFLLLGLRPFIPEKDSQHFENFLETIGVKDGRGIITDSFGRYRRAMSSTSTSTSTSNGNRAASSSDDQSAPSEGDEWDRMISDISNDIEALGCSMDQDSA, encoded by the exons tACTTAGGTCAGTTAACGTCCATCCCCGGATACCTGAATCCCTCCAGTAGGACAGAAATCCTGCACTTCATAGACAATGCCAAG AGAGCCCACCAGCTCCCTGCACACTTGACCCAGGAGCATGACGCTGTCATCAGCCTGTCTGCCTACAACATCAAGCTGGCCTGGAGGGATGGGGAGGACACCATCCTCAGGGTCCCCATCCACGACATCGCTGCCGTGTCCTATGTGCGTGACGACGGCTCCCACCTGGTGGTCCTGAAGACAG CCCAGGACCCTGGTATCTCCCCCAGCCAGAGCCTGTGTGCAGAAAGTTCCAGAGGCCTCACCTCAGGCTCCCTGTCAGAGAGCGGAGTGGGGCCTGTGGAGGCGTGCTGCCTGGTGATCCTGGCCACGGAGAccaag GTTGCTGCAGAAGAGTTGTGCTCTCTGCTTGGGCAAGTCTTCCAGATCGTCTATACAGAGTCCACCATCGACTTCCTGGACAGAGCCATATTCGACGGggcctccacacccacccaccagcTGTCCCTTCACAGTG CTACTTTAGTTTCCTGGCCACTGAGATGTCCTCCCCAGCCCAGCTCAGGTCTCTCCCTGCTCTCTACACCCCCAGATGACTCTTCCTCCAAGGTGGACGTGAAGGAGCCCTATGAGACGGAGGTCGGCCCTTT CGCCTTCCCTGAGTGCGCGCGTGCAGGTGGCGTGTCACCTCTCCCCTTCTGCCTGCCGCACACCAAGGCAGCTAGCGAGAGCGAGCTGAGCGCCACGGCCGCCGAGCTGCTTCAGGACTACATGCTGACG CTGCGCACCAAGCTGTCGTCGCTAGAGATCCAGCAGTTCGCAGCGCTGCTGCATGAGTACCGCGATGGGGCGTCAGTGCATGAGTTCTGCATCAATCTGCGGCAGCTCTACGGGGACAGCCGCAAGTTCCTGCTGCTGG GCCTGCGGCCCTTCATCCCTGAAAAGGACAGCCAGCACTTCGAGAACTTCCTGGAGACCATCGGGGTGAAGGATGGCCGAGGCATCATCACTGACAGCTTCGGCAGGTACCGGCGGGCCATgagctccacctccacctccacctccacctccaatgGGAACCGGGCGGCGAGCAGCTCCGACGACCAGTCAGCACCCTCGGAGGGGGACGAGTGGGACCGCATGATCTCAGACATCAGCAATGACATTGAGGCACTGGGCTGCAGCATGGAC